A portion of the Streptomyces coeruleoprunus genome contains these proteins:
- a CDS encoding magnesium transporter MgtE N-terminal domain-containing protein encodes MAAGASRIFVSHLAGVPVFDPNGDQVGRVRDLVAMLRVGRRPPRLLGLVVEVIGRRRIFLPMTRVTGIESGQVITTGVLNVRRFEQRPTERLVLGELLDRRVRLVDGGDEVTVLDVAIRQLPARRDWEIDRVFVRRGGGGALRRKGETLTVEWSAVTGFSLEEDGQGAENLLATFEQLRPADLANALHHLTPKRRAEVAAALHDDRLADVLEELPEDDRIEILGKLKAERAADVLEAMDPDDAADLLSELPEEEKERLLRLMRPDDAADVRRLLSYEERTAGGLMTTEPIVLRPDATVADALARVRQRDLSPALAAQVYVCRPPDETPTGKYLGTVHFQRLLRDPPFTLVSAIVDSDLEPLAPDTPLSVVTSHLAAYNLVAAPVVDEGGSLLGAVTVDDVLDHLLPEDWRETEFEPGGAHGG; translated from the coding sequence ATGGCGGCAGGCGCCTCCCGCATCTTCGTCTCGCACCTGGCGGGCGTGCCCGTCTTCGACCCGAACGGCGACCAGGTCGGCCGGGTCCGCGACCTGGTGGCCATGCTGCGCGTGGGCCGCCGCCCGCCGCGGCTGCTGGGCCTGGTGGTGGAGGTCATCGGGCGGCGGCGGATCTTCCTGCCGATGACCCGGGTCACCGGGATCGAGTCCGGCCAGGTGATCACCACCGGGGTGCTGAACGTACGGCGCTTCGAGCAGCGGCCCACGGAGCGGCTGGTGCTGGGCGAGCTGCTGGACCGGCGGGTCCGGCTCGTCGACGGCGGGGACGAGGTGACGGTGCTGGACGTCGCCATCCGGCAGCTGCCGGCCCGCCGGGACTGGGAGATCGACCGCGTCTTCGTACGGCGGGGCGGCGGCGGGGCGCTGCGCAGGAAGGGCGAGACGCTGACCGTGGAGTGGTCGGCGGTGACGGGCTTCTCGCTGGAGGAGGACGGGCAGGGCGCCGAGAACCTGCTGGCCACGTTCGAGCAGCTGCGCCCGGCCGACCTGGCCAACGCCCTGCACCACCTGACGCCGAAGCGGCGCGCCGAGGTCGCGGCGGCCCTCCACGACGACCGGCTGGCCGACGTGCTGGAGGAGCTGCCGGAGGACGACCGGATCGAGATCCTCGGCAAGCTGAAGGCGGAGCGGGCCGCGGACGTCCTGGAGGCGATGGACCCGGACGACGCGGCGGACCTGCTGTCGGAGCTGCCCGAGGAGGAGAAGGAGCGGCTGCTGCGGCTGATGCGCCCGGACGACGCCGCGGACGTGCGGCGCCTGCTGTCGTACGAGGAGCGGACGGCGGGCGGTCTGATGACCACCGAGCCGATCGTGCTGCGCCCCGACGCGACGGTGGCGGACGCGCTGGCCCGGGTGCGCCAGCGGGACCTCTCCCCCGCGCTGGCCGCTCAGGTGTACGTGTGCCGGCCGCCCGACGAGACGCCGACGGGCAAGTACCTGGGCACGGTGCACTTCCAGCGGCTGCTGCGGGACCCGCCGTTCACGCTGGTCTCCGCGATCGTCGACAGCGACCTGGAGCCGCTGGCCCCGGACACCCCGCTGTCGGTCGTGACCAGCCACCTCGCGGCGTACAACCTGGTCGCGGCGCCGGTCGTGGACGAGGGCGGTTCGCTGCTGGGCGCGGTCACCGTCGACGACGTGCTGGACCACCTGCTGCCGGAGGACTGGCGCGAGACCGAGTTCGAGCCGGGAGGCGCCCATGGCGGCTGA
- a CDS encoding MarC family protein, whose amino-acid sequence MFDAAVFGSLFLTLFVIMDPPGITPIFLALTSGRATKVQRRMAWQAVAVAFGVITVFGILGQQILAYLHVSVPSLMIAGGLLLLLIALDLLTGKTDEPKQTKDVNVALVPLGMPLLAGPGAIVSVILAVQHADGIGGQVSVWAAIVAMHVVLWLTMRYSLLIIRVIKDGGVVLVTRLAGMMLSAIAVQQIINGVTQTIQAA is encoded by the coding sequence GTGTTCGACGCCGCCGTTTTCGGCTCTCTCTTCCTGACCCTTTTTGTCATCATGGATCCCCCCGGGATCACCCCGATCTTCCTCGCCCTCACCTCGGGCCGCGCCACCAAGGTGCAGCGGCGCATGGCGTGGCAGGCGGTCGCCGTCGCCTTCGGCGTGATCACCGTCTTCGGCATCCTCGGCCAGCAGATCCTGGCGTACCTGCACGTCTCCGTGCCGTCGCTGATGATCGCGGGCGGGCTGCTCCTGCTGCTGATCGCGCTCGACCTGCTGACCGGCAAGACCGACGAGCCCAAGCAGACGAAGGACGTGAACGTCGCCCTCGTACCGCTGGGCATGCCGCTGCTGGCCGGCCCCGGTGCGATCGTGTCGGTGATCCTCGCCGTGCAGCACGCGGACGGGATCGGCGGTCAGGTCTCGGTGTGGGCCGCGATCGTGGCGATGCACGTCGTGCTGTGGCTGACGATGCGGTACTCGCTGCTGATCATCCGCGTGATCAAGGACGGCGGCGTGGTCCTGGTGACCCGGCTCGCGGGCATGATGCTGTCCGCCATCGCCGTGCAGCAGATCATCAACGGCGTGACGCAGACGATCCAGGCGGCCTGA
- a CDS encoding magnesium and cobalt transport protein CorA produces MSMIRDLRAVVRPSLRKRTAPYVPYNAYDATRDPSASSAVVDCAVYRDGRRLKEDGCLTPREAMRRVREGGGFAWIGLHEPTEAEFSGIAAEFGLHPLAVEDAVHAHQRPKLERYDDTLFTVFKTIHYVEHTELTATSEVVETGEVMCFTGRDFVITVRHGGQGSLRNLRHRLESDPELLVKGPSAVLHAIADHVVDGYIAVADAVEIDIDQIEIDVFSPPAKGSTRGTDTGRIYQLKREVLEFKRAVSPLMRPLQLLSERPMRLVDPDIQKYFRDVADHLARVQEQVIGFDELLNSILQANLAQATVAQNEDMRKITSWAAIIAVPTAVCGVYGMNFEHMPELQWKYGYPMVLTAIVGICLAIHRTLKRNGWL; encoded by the coding sequence ATGTCGATGATCCGTGACCTGCGTGCAGTGGTGCGTCCGTCCCTGCGCAAGCGCACCGCCCCGTACGTCCCCTACAACGCGTACGACGCGACGCGTGACCCGTCGGCCTCCAGCGCGGTCGTGGACTGCGCCGTCTACCGGGACGGGCGGCGGCTCAAGGAGGACGGGTGCCTGACGCCGCGTGAGGCGATGCGGCGGGTACGGGAGGGCGGCGGCTTCGCGTGGATCGGGCTGCACGAGCCGACCGAGGCCGAATTCTCCGGTATCGCCGCCGAGTTCGGGCTGCACCCGCTGGCCGTGGAGGACGCGGTGCACGCGCACCAGCGGCCGAAGCTGGAGCGCTACGACGACACGCTCTTCACCGTTTTCAAGACGATCCACTACGTCGAGCACACCGAACTGACCGCGACCAGCGAGGTCGTGGAGACCGGTGAGGTGATGTGCTTCACGGGGCGGGACTTCGTCATCACCGTCCGGCACGGCGGGCAGGGCTCGCTGCGCAACCTGCGCCACCGGCTGGAGTCCGACCCGGAGCTGCTCGTCAAGGGGCCGTCGGCGGTGCTGCACGCGATCGCGGACCATGTGGTGGACGGGTACATCGCGGTGGCCGACGCGGTGGAGATCGACATCGACCAGATCGAGATCGATGTCTTCTCGCCGCCGGCGAAGGGGTCGACCCGGGGCACCGACACGGGGCGCATCTACCAGCTCAAGCGCGAGGTGCTGGAGTTCAAGCGGGCGGTGTCGCCGCTGATGCGGCCGCTGCAGCTGCTGAGCGAGCGGCCGATGCGGCTGGTCGACCCCGACATCCAGAAGTACTTCCGCGATGTCGCCGACCACCTGGCGCGGGTGCAGGAGCAGGTCATCGGCTTCGACGAGCTGCTGAACTCGATCCTCCAGGCGAACCTGGCGCAGGCGACGGTGGCGCAGAACGAGGACATGCGCAAGATCACCTCCTGGGCGGCGATCATCGCCGTGCCGACGGCGGTGTGCGGGGTGTACGGCATGAACTTCGAGCACATGCCGGAACTCCAGTGGAAGTACGGCTACCCGATGGTGCTCACCGCCATCGTCGGCATCTGCCTCGCCATCCACCGCACGCTGAAGCGCAACGGCTGGCTGTAG
- a CDS encoding DUF1003 domain-containing protein, producing the protein MAAERTPERPRVRLGQALDQPRVRRPKLWPEYDPEAFGRLSERIARFLGTGRFIVWMTFAIIAWVTWNVSAPDGLRFDEYPFIFLTLMLSLQASYAAPLILLAQNRQADRDRVNLEQDRAQNERSIADTEYLTREIAALRMGLGEVATRDWLRSELEDLVRELEERGAVFPQAGSARSDEGDR; encoded by the coding sequence ATGGCGGCTGAGCGGACCCCGGAGCGGCCCCGGGTCCGGCTGGGCCAAGCGCTCGACCAGCCCCGCGTCCGGCGCCCGAAGCTGTGGCCGGAGTACGACCCGGAGGCGTTCGGGCGGCTGTCGGAGCGGATCGCCCGGTTCCTCGGCACGGGCCGGTTCATCGTCTGGATGACGTTCGCGATCATCGCGTGGGTGACCTGGAACGTCTCCGCGCCGGACGGGCTGCGCTTCGACGAGTACCCCTTCATCTTCCTGACCCTGATGCTGTCGCTGCAGGCGTCGTACGCCGCCCCGCTGATCCTGCTGGCGCAGAACCGGCAGGCCGACCGGGACCGGGTCAACCTGGAGCAGGACCGGGCGCAGAACGAGCGGTCGATCGCGGACACGGAGTACCTGACGCGGGAGATCGCCGCGCTGCGCATGGGCCTGGGCGAGGTCGCGACCCGCGACTGGCTCCGCTCCGAGCTGGAGGATCTGGTCCGCGAGCTGGAGGAGCGCGGCGCCGTATTCCCGCAGGCGGGGTCGGCGCGGAGTGACGAAGGCGACCGCTGA
- a CDS encoding sec-independent translocase produces MFNDIGALEVLALVILAVLVFGPDKLPKVIQDVSRFVRRIRDFSESAKQDIRSELGPEFKDFEFEDLNPKTFIRKQLEQNDDFKELKELRSSFDLKKEINEVADAVNGTEPEATVAAGTAGGSSTTPDLLKKRDTPETGERPPFDADAT; encoded by the coding sequence GTGTTCAATGACATAGGCGCGCTGGAAGTGCTGGCGCTGGTGATCCTCGCCGTGCTCGTCTTCGGTCCCGACAAGCTGCCCAAGGTCATCCAGGACGTCAGCCGCTTCGTCCGCAGGATCCGGGACTTCTCCGAGAGCGCGAAGCAGGACATCCGCAGCGAACTCGGCCCGGAGTTCAAGGACTTCGAGTTCGAGGACCTCAACCCGAAGACGTTCATCCGCAAGCAGCTCGAGCAGAACGACGACTTCAAGGAGCTGAAGGAGCTGCGCAGCAGCTTCGACCTCAAGAAGGAGATCAACGAGGTCGCGGACGCCGTCAACGGCACCGAGCCCGAGGCGACCGTCGCCGCCGGGACCGCCGGCGGCTCCTCGACCACGCCGGACCTCCTGAAGAAGCGCGACACGCCGGAAACGGGGGAACGCCCCCCGTTCGACGCAGACGCCACCTGA
- a CDS encoding PHP domain-containing protein: MRIDLHTHSTASDGTDTPAELVLGAAAAGLDVVALTDHDTTRGHAEALAALPEGLTLVTGAELSCRIDGVGVHMLAYLFDADEPELARERELVRDDRIPRAHAMVGKLQELGVPVTWERVAAIAGDGSVGRPHIAEALVELGVVPTVSDAFTPDWLADGGRAYAEKHELDPFTAIRLVKAAGGVTVFAHPGAVKRGRTVPESVIAELAAYGLDGIEVDHMDHDEPTRARLRGLAADLGLLTTGSSDYHGSRKTCRLGDFTTDPEIYGEITRRATGAFPVPGTGGRP, encoded by the coding sequence GTGCGCATCGACCTGCACACCCACTCCACGGCTTCGGACGGTACGGACACCCCCGCCGAGCTGGTGCTGGGCGCCGCGGCCGCCGGTCTCGACGTGGTCGCGCTGACCGACCACGACACCACCCGCGGCCACGCCGAGGCGCTCGCCGCGCTCCCCGAGGGGCTGACCCTCGTCACGGGCGCCGAGCTGTCCTGCCGTATCGATGGCGTCGGCGTGCACATGCTGGCGTACCTCTTCGACGCGGACGAGCCGGAGCTGGCCCGCGAGCGCGAGCTGGTCCGCGACGACCGGATCCCGCGCGCCCACGCCATGGTCGGCAAGCTCCAGGAGCTGGGCGTGCCGGTCACCTGGGAGCGGGTCGCGGCCATCGCGGGCGACGGCTCCGTGGGCCGCCCGCACATCGCCGAGGCGCTCGTGGAACTGGGCGTCGTGCCCACCGTCTCCGACGCCTTCACGCCCGACTGGCTCGCCGACGGCGGCCGGGCGTACGCGGAGAAGCACGAGCTGGACCCGTTCACGGCGATCCGTCTGGTGAAGGCGGCCGGAGGCGTCACCGTCTTCGCGCACCCCGGCGCGGTCAAGCGCGGCCGCACGGTGCCCGAGTCCGTGATCGCGGAACTCGCCGCGTACGGACTGGACGGCATAGAGGTCGACCACATGGACCACGACGAGCCGACCCGCGCGCGGCTGCGCGGCCTCGCGGCCGACCTCGGACTGCTGACCACCGGCTCCAGCGACTACCACGGCTCCCGCAAGACCTGCCGGCTCGGCGACTTCACCACCGACCCGGAGATCTACGGCGAGATCACCCGCCGTGCCACCGGGGCGTTCCCGGTGCCCGGCACGGGTGGACGTCCCTAG
- a CDS encoding Mrp/NBP35 family ATP-binding protein — MTTEDAVREALATVNDPEINRPITELGMVKSVEIGADGAVAVTVYLTVSGCPMRETITKNVSEAVSRVEGVTRVDVSLDVMSDEQRKELAAALRGTTAEREVPFAKPGSLTRVYAVASGKGGVGKSSVTVNLAAAMAADGLKVGVVDADIYGHSVPRMLGADGRPTQVENMIMPPSAHGVKVISIGMFTPGNAPVVWRGPMLHRALQQFLADVYWGDLDVLLMDLPPGTGDIAISVAQLVPNAEILVVTTPQQAAAEVAERAGSIAVQTHQKIVGVVENMSGLPCPHCDEMVDVFGTGGGQKVADGLTRTTGATVPVLGSIPIDVRLREGGDEGKPVVLSDPDSPAGAALRAIAGKLGGRQRGLSGMSLGITPRNKF, encoded by the coding sequence ATGACGACGGAAGACGCGGTGCGCGAAGCACTGGCGACGGTGAACGACCCCGAGATCAATCGACCGATCACTGAACTCGGCATGGTCAAGTCAGTCGAGATCGGCGCGGACGGGGCGGTGGCCGTCACCGTCTACCTGACGGTCTCCGGCTGCCCGATGCGCGAGACGATCACGAAGAACGTGAGCGAGGCGGTCTCCCGCGTCGAGGGCGTCACCCGCGTCGACGTGTCGCTGGACGTGATGAGCGACGAGCAGCGCAAGGAGCTGGCGGCCGCGCTGCGCGGCACCACCGCCGAGCGCGAGGTGCCGTTCGCGAAGCCCGGGTCGCTGACCCGTGTGTACGCGGTGGCGTCCGGCAAGGGCGGTGTCGGCAAGTCGTCCGTGACCGTGAACCTGGCCGCCGCGATGGCCGCCGACGGGCTGAAGGTCGGTGTCGTGGACGCCGACATCTACGGCCACAGCGTGCCGCGCATGCTGGGCGCGGACGGGCGTCCGACCCAGGTCGAGAACATGATCATGCCGCCGTCGGCGCACGGCGTGAAGGTCATCTCGATCGGCATGTTCACGCCGGGCAACGCGCCGGTGGTGTGGCGCGGCCCGATGCTGCACCGCGCGCTCCAGCAGTTCCTCGCGGACGTGTACTGGGGCGACCTGGACGTGCTGCTGATGGACCTCCCGCCGGGCACCGGCGACATCGCGATCTCGGTGGCACAGCTGGTGCCGAACGCGGAGATCCTGGTCGTCACGACGCCGCAGCAGGCGGCGGCCGAGGTGGCCGAGCGGGCCGGCTCGATCGCCGTGCAGACCCACCAGAAGATCGTCGGCGTCGTCGAGAACATGTCGGGCCTGCCGTGTCCGCACTGCGACGAGATGGTCGACGTGTTCGGCACGGGCGGCGGCCAGAAGGTCGCCGACGGGCTGACCCGGACGACCGGCGCGACGGTGCCGGTGCTCGGCTCGATCCCGATCGACGTGCGGCTGCGGGAGGGCGGCGACGAGGGCAAGCCCGTCGTGCTGTCCGACCCCGACTCGCCGGCCGGTGCGGCGCTGCGGGCCATCGCGGGCAAGCTGGGCGGCCGCCAGCGCGGCCTGTCGGGCATGTCGCTGGGGATCACCCCGCGCAACAAGTTCTGA
- a CDS encoding suppressor of fused domain protein — protein MAEVLALVEARLRTSLGAPDARAAVTFLGTDRIEVLRFTDGTGDGPVVRYATLGMSAQPMTDPTAVVADPLRGPRAELVLSVRAGVADTDKVLRPLAVLAASPQVEGVVVAPGASLDVGEPLWPGAPFTSVLVGEPGGLVEDLELDEPLDPVRFLPLLPMTPNEAAWKRVHGAQALQERWLARGTDLRDPLRPSVPLD, from the coding sequence ATGGCAGAAGTTCTCGCGCTCGTCGAGGCGCGGTTGCGTACGTCACTCGGTGCGCCGGACGCGCGGGCCGCCGTGACGTTCCTCGGCACCGACCGCATCGAGGTGCTGCGCTTCACCGACGGCACGGGCGACGGCCCCGTCGTGCGGTACGCGACGCTCGGGATGTCCGCGCAGCCGATGACCGACCCCACGGCCGTCGTCGCCGACCCGCTGCGGGGCCCGCGCGCGGAGCTGGTCCTGTCCGTACGGGCGGGCGTCGCCGACACCGACAAGGTGCTGCGCCCGCTGGCGGTTCTCGCCGCGTCCCCGCAGGTGGAGGGTGTCGTCGTGGCCCCGGGCGCCTCGCTCGACGTGGGCGAGCCGCTCTGGCCGGGCGCCCCGTTCACCTCCGTACTCGTCGGCGAGCCCGGCGGTCTGGTGGAGGACCTGGAGCTGGACGAGCCGCTGGACCCGGTGCGCTTCCTGCCGCTGCTGCCGATGACCCCGAACGAGGCGGCCTGGAAGCGGGTGCACGGCGCGCAGGCGCTCCAGGAGCGCTGGCTCGCGCGCGGTACGGACCTCCGCGATCCTCTGCGCCCGTCCGTGCCCCTGGACTGA
- a CDS encoding NYN domain-containing protein, with amino-acid sequence MNDADIAHHLQRTNELLHRMLVEVAKTPSTHAIFVDAGYVYASAGLLVAGTEDRRAFDLDAGGMIEAFIDKARTIFADSRLLRVYWYDGARRRIHTPEQQAIANLPDVKVRLGNLNANNQQKGVDSLIRTDLESLARHRAISDAALIGGDEDLVSAVEAAQGYGARVHLWGIESAEGRNQAEPLLWEADSQRVFDLDFCRPYVTRRPVTMYENEGEPPPSREEVRFIGARIAETWLAERGQDTLAELLPGHPYLPGPVDQDLLVEAERLLSRSLRGHAMLRRALRDGFWQHLQSRY; translated from the coding sequence ATGAACGACGCAGACATCGCCCACCACCTGCAGCGCACCAACGAGCTCCTGCACCGGATGCTCGTCGAGGTCGCCAAGACGCCCTCGACGCATGCCATCTTCGTCGACGCCGGTTACGTCTATGCTTCGGCCGGATTGCTGGTGGCGGGCACCGAGGACCGGCGCGCCTTCGACCTCGACGCCGGAGGCATGATCGAGGCGTTCATCGACAAGGCCCGCACGATCTTCGCGGACAGCCGGCTGCTGCGCGTCTACTGGTACGACGGCGCCCGGCGCCGTATCCACACCCCCGAACAGCAGGCCATCGCCAACCTCCCCGACGTCAAGGTCCGCCTCGGCAACCTCAACGCCAACAACCAGCAGAAGGGCGTCGACTCCCTCATCCGCACCGACCTGGAGTCGCTCGCCCGCCACCGCGCCATCAGCGACGCCGCGCTCATCGGCGGCGACGAGGACCTGGTCTCCGCGGTCGAGGCGGCGCAGGGCTACGGCGCGCGCGTCCACCTGTGGGGCATCGAGTCCGCCGAGGGCCGCAACCAGGCCGAGCCGCTGCTGTGGGAGGCCGACAGCCAGCGCGTCTTCGACCTCGACTTCTGCCGCCCGTACGTCACCCGGCGGCCCGTGACGATGTACGAGAACGAGGGCGAACCCCCGCCCTCACGCGAAGAGGTGCGCTTCATCGGCGCCCGGATCGCCGAGACCTGGCTCGCCGAACGCGGCCAGGACACCCTGGCCGAGCTGCTGCCCGGCCACCCCTACCTGCCGGGCCCCGTCGACCAGGACCTCCTGGTCGAGGCCGAACGGCTGCTGAGCCGGTCCCTGCGCGGCCACGCCATGCTCCGGCGCGCCCTGCGGGACGGCTTCTGGCAGCACCTCCAGTCGCGTTACTGA
- a CDS encoding alpha/beta hydrolase, which yields MSRPPTFVPPPCARARVLRTGRGEFAVLDAAPGGPVKGTALLVPGYTGSKEDFVLMLEPLADAGYRVVAVDGRGQYESAGADEEQAYAQSELARDVLAQAAAVGGGPVHLLGHSLGGQIARAAVLTDATPFATLTLMSSGPAEVTPEQRRKLKLLRDALGVMTMAQVWEAMRAMDPPEEADDSLRGDRQDLRRRWLLHNPAQLVATGRQLSTEPDRVAELAALGLPVHVVSGARDDTWPVPLLDDMAKRLEARRTTIDGAEHSPNTDRPAETAAAVAAFWDAHPAGQ from the coding sequence ATGAGTCGGCCGCCTACCTTTGTTCCGCCCCCCTGCGCCCGTGCCCGCGTCCTGCGGACCGGGCGCGGGGAGTTCGCCGTGCTGGATGCCGCGCCTGGCGGCCCGGTGAAGGGCACCGCGTTGCTCGTGCCCGGGTACACCGGGAGCAAGGAGGACTTCGTCCTCATGCTGGAGCCCCTTGCCGACGCCGGGTACCGGGTCGTCGCCGTGGACGGGCGCGGGCAGTACGAGTCGGCGGGGGCGGACGAGGAACAGGCGTACGCGCAAAGCGAGTTGGCGCGGGACGTGCTTGCTCAGGCCGCTGCGGTGGGTGGCGGGCCCGTGCATCTGCTGGGTCACTCGCTCGGTGGGCAGATCGCGCGCGCGGCCGTGCTGACCGACGCCACGCCGTTCGCCACGCTGACCCTGATGTCCTCGGGCCCCGCCGAGGTCACCCCGGAGCAGCGCAGGAAGCTCAAGCTGCTGCGCGACGCGCTCGGGGTGATGACCATGGCACAGGTGTGGGAGGCCATGCGGGCGATGGACCCGCCGGAGGAGGCCGACGACTCGCTGCGCGGCGACCGGCAGGACCTCCGGCGGCGGTGGCTGCTGCACAACCCGGCCCAGCTGGTGGCCACGGGGCGCCAGTTGAGCACGGAGCCGGACCGGGTGGCCGAGCTGGCCGCGCTGGGGCTGCCGGTGCACGTCGTGTCCGGTGCCCGCGACGACACCTGGCCGGTGCCGCTGCTGGACGACATGGCGAAGCGGCTGGAGGCCCGGCGTACGACGATCGACGGGGCCGAGCACTCACCGAACACCGACCGCCCCGCCGAGACCGCGGCCGCCGTCGCCGCGTTCTGGGACGCGCACCCGGCAGGTCAGTAA
- a CDS encoding DUF6758 family protein, whose product MRGEPSCPKCGGRVRAPGLFADYWQCDVHGSVYPLQPVVPPSVEAIGVVVHRAKVPVWMPWPLPVGWLFTGVAYAGDDRSGGRATAVACSGPGPLGGMGELLLVAEELGVGLGARYAGLDGPDPGPHLCVDKAPQAKVLAGGRPTPLWHVSGAPDDRAVFAGEARGLWLWAIVWPEQSSLLLYDELVLTDVREAGAEVELLPCGALSPRLLA is encoded by the coding sequence ATGAGGGGCGAACCCAGTTGCCCGAAGTGCGGAGGCCGGGTCAGGGCGCCCGGTCTCTTCGCCGACTACTGGCAGTGCGACGTGCACGGCTCCGTGTATCCGCTGCAGCCCGTGGTGCCGCCGAGCGTCGAGGCGATCGGTGTCGTCGTGCACCGGGCCAAGGTCCCCGTCTGGATGCCCTGGCCGCTCCCCGTCGGCTGGCTCTTCACCGGCGTCGCGTACGCGGGCGACGACCGCAGCGGCGGCCGCGCCACCGCCGTCGCCTGCTCCGGCCCCGGCCCCCTCGGCGGCATGGGCGAGCTGCTGCTGGTCGCCGAGGAGCTGGGCGTGGGCCTCGGCGCGCGGTACGCCGGCCTCGACGGCCCCGACCCCGGGCCGCACCTGTGCGTGGACAAGGCCCCGCAGGCCAAGGTCCTCGCGGGCGGACGGCCCACCCCCCTGTGGCACGTCAGCGGCGCCCCCGACGACCGGGCCGTCTTCGCGGGGGAGGCGCGGGGCCTTTGGCTGTGGGCGATCGTCTGGCCCGAGCAGTCGAGCCTGCTGCTGTACGACGAGCTGGTCCTCACCGACGTTCGGGAGGCGGGCGCGGAGGTGGAGCTGCTGCCCTGCGGCGCCCTGTCGCCCCGCCTGCTCGCCTGA